Part of the Pseudobdellovibrionaceae bacterium genome is shown below.
TATAATATTTAAATGCCCTAAAGTAATAGGGTCAAAACTACCTGCATATACTAAAGTTTTCATACCTGCCCCTTGGTTAATAGTACTATAATATTTTAGAAAAAAAAGATAACTTTTTATCTCCAAAGTTTTTTTGGTCTTTTAAATGCCAATCCATATAGCTATCTTTAATGATTTCATGCTTAGTAGACTCAATTATAATCATTGCCTCGTCTTTGCTAAACGGTAAAGTGGCAATTTTAAGCATAACATCATTGGCCAATTTTTGTGTAAAAGGAGGGTCTATTAAAATAATATCCCACAAATAAGTAGAATGTTTTTTATCCAAAAAAGAAAATACATCCTCTTTAAAAATATTTACCTGATCTTCTGTTTTTACTATTTTAATATTTTCTTTTAAAATTTTTAAAGAGGAGGGGTGCTTTTCTACAAAATCCACAAAGGCCGCCCCTCGAGATAGCGCCTCTAAACCTAACGACCCTGTGCCTGCAAATAAATCTAAAACCCGTGCTCCATCAATTTGAAATTGAATTTTATTAAATACCGTCTCTTTAACCTTAGACATAGTTGGGCGAATATTTTTGTTTTTAAAAGATTGTAGGTTTTGCCCCTTAAAGCGCCCTGCTATAATTTTCATACCCGAGTGTTACAATAAAAAAACTTTGTTAACAAG
Proteins encoded:
- the rsmD gene encoding 16S rRNA (guanine(966)-N(2))-methyltransferase RsmD, coding for MKIIAGRFKGQNLQSFKNKNIRPTMSKVKETVFNKIQFQIDGARVLDLFAGTGSLGLEALSRGAAFVDFVEKHPSSLKILKENIKIVKTEDQVNIFKEDVFSFLDKKHSTYLWDIILIDPPFTQKLANDVMLKIATLPFSKDEAMIIIESTKHEIIKDSYMDWHLKDQKNFGDKKLSFFSKIL